A region of Liolophura sinensis isolate JHLJ2023 chromosome 8, CUHK_Ljap_v2, whole genome shotgun sequence DNA encodes the following proteins:
- the LOC135472902 gene encoding LOW QUALITY PROTEIN: ubiquitin-associated protein 1-like (The sequence of the model RefSeq protein was modified relative to this genomic sequence to represent the inferred CDS: deleted 1 base in 1 codon), producing MSFHGSDSALGSSSLYLDGIPFKIGESFRRPAKVALPDTTTHADVMGALAEEYSFCTEEAVLAWLTDVRRAEEVKIQQDTERSEREPKNKEREEVNSSGDENADETEVKEINWNKESVVDSSRSWSNPVLAYFSSDLLKPTPIANNSTPIPQSTGTAASGGNDFDIRSFDKVDDPFDNLELQVIDDLEELKSVLQGSQSTLNNGESNRAETKASTESNSNTNNCESNKVTMRKNAVRMKRGKIASLTSISSVNNAQAVEPAGPEYVNFHSVADVTNPKKDRGAHRQLPPLPAQRHSIALPPLRDVQKASSTVDSSKGVQQVRPNSNPELQLLGNGQAQDHSDYENVEVFSPSLESSSPALSNNGHSISADYVNVPHAVNRASKSATDGPVVNKNNLRAVKSTPSLLHEDGESATASAVSHSPPARPSSGQCCVALSDAGANKQTKNKRSGKSKEGRRVGRSTFYENIEILEPKIQEEAWNKYSPLPPTGGQNGRKPASIPQHSERTSELGERPSGERAAENLTAGNKDPYSSLSIEAQAFVNNLTSMGFLAHWASRAVLKLGQDDKLVVEHLCHINSLVEKGYTATLSEMALHLFTNDLNKAVKYLDLYIQFQELGFQQEKIREALVRNDIDRDKALDFLTT from the exons ATGTCGTTTCATGGGAGTGATTCAG CATTGGGCTCATCTAGCCTGTATCTTGATGGAATTCCATTCAAAATTGGTGAGAGTTTCAGACGGCCAGCTAAG GTGGCATTACCAGACACTACCACACATGCTGATGTGATGGGAGCTTTAGCAGAGGAG TACTCCTTCTGCACAGAAGAAGCAGTATTGGCCTGGTTGACAGATGTCCGTCGTGCGGAAGAAGTAAAAATACAACAGGATACTGAGCGTTCTGAGAGGGAACCAAAGAACAAAGAGAGAGAGGAGGTGAATTCATCTGGCGATGAGAATGCTGATGAAACAGAAGTGAAAGAGATAAACTGGAACAAGGAGTCAGTTGTTGACAGCAGCCGGTCCTGGTCCAATCCTGTCCTGGCATATTTCAGCAGTGATTTGCTAAAGCCTACTCCGATTGCAAACAACAGCACACCTATTCCACAGTCAACTGGAACAGCTGCCAGTGGAGGAAACGACTTTGATATACGATCTTTTGATAAAGTAGATGATCCTTTTGATAATTTGGAACTTCAAGTTATAGATGACTTAGAAGAATTAAAATCAGTTCTGCAAGGATCACAGTCCACCTTAAATAATGGTGAATCAAACAGAGCTGAGACGAAAGCAAGCACAGAAAGTAATTCCAATACAAACAATTGCGAGTCCAACAAGGTGACAATGCGCAAGAATGCTGTTAGAATGAAGCGCGGTAAAATAGCAAGTTTGACTAGTATTTCCTCTGTGAACAATGCCCAAGCAGTTGAACCTGCTGGGCCAGAGTATGTTAATTTTCATTCTGTAGCAGATGTTACAAACCCTAAAAAAGATCGAGGAGCGCATAGACAGTTACCACCCTTGCCAGCTCAAAGGCATAGCATTGCTCTACCACCTCTTAGAGATGTTCAGAAGGCAAGTAGTACTGTTGATAGCTCTAAAGGTGTGCAGCAGGTGAGACCTAACTCTAATCCAGAGTTACAACTCTTGGGTAATGGGCAGGCACAAGATCACAGTGACTATGAAAATGTTGAGGTTTTCAGTCCTAGTTTGGAGAGCTCCAGCCCAGCTCTATCAAACAACGGACATTCCATTTCAGCAgattatgtaaatgtaccacaTGCTGTGAACAGAGCATCTAAATCAGCGACAGATGGACCTGTTGTGAATAAGAATAATTTGCGCGCTGTGAAGAGCACTCCGAGTCTTCTACACGAGGATGGCGAGTCAGCAACTGCATCTGCTGTGTCACATTCCCCACCCGCTAGACCCTCTTCTGGACAG TGTTGTGTTGCACTGTCTGATGCTGGAGCTAACAAGCAAACGAAGAACAAACGTAGTGGTAAGAGCAAGGAGGGTAGGAGAGTAGGGAGAAGCACTTTTTATGAAAACATAGAGATCCTTGAACCGAAAATTCAGGAAGAG GCCTGGAACAAGTATTCTCCCCTTCCCCCCACTGGAGGACAGAATGGGAGGAAGCCTGCGTCAATACCTCAGCATTCAGAGAGAACATCTGAGCTTGGGGAGAGGCCTAGTGGCGAAAGAGCAGCAGAGAACTTAACTGCTGGCAACAAGGATCCCTATAGCAGTCTCTCAATTGAAGCCCAGGCATTCGTCAACAATCTCACCAGTATGGGC TTCCTCGCTCACTGGGCTTCTAGAGCTGTCCTCAAGCTGGGTCAAGATGACAAACTT GTCGTGGAACACCTTTGTCATATCAACTCTCTAGTGGAGAAAGGCTATACAGCTACTCTTTCAGAAATGGCTCTACATCTCTTCACCAACGATTTGAATAAA gctgTAAAGTATTTGGACCTTTATATACAGTTCCAAGAATTGGGCTTTCAGCAAGAAAAGATTAGAGAAGCTCTGGTACGAAATGACATTGATAGAGACAAAGCTTTGGACTTCCTGACAACTTAA
- the LOC135472916 gene encoding phosphomevalonate kinase-like, protein MIVTTCHTCSESKTRKMTSSCISTGAKKPQVIFVFSGKRKTGKDFITDLLRNRLKDERCAILRLSGPLKEQYAKDRDLDFQKLLDASSYKEKYRADMIVWGEEKRKQDPGYFCRLATSGKGSEKPVWIISDARRKTDVDYFREHYPKETVTVRITADLAVREKRDFVFTAGIDDAESECGLDEGVEWDEIIKNNGGQSDLDQHLDKLVQKWCS, encoded by the exons ATGATCGTCACCACATGTCACACTTGTAGCGAAAGCAAGACGCGCAAGATGACAAGCTCATGTATTTCGACCGGTGCCAAAAAGCCACAAGTGATTTTTGTGTTCAGCGGAAAAAGGAAGACGGGAAAAGATTTTATCACAGATCTCCTGCGAAATAG ACTAAAAGATGAGAGATGTGCCATTCTGAGGCTTTCAGGGCCTCTTAAGGAGCAGTATGCAAAG gATCGTGACTTGGACTTTCAAAAACTACTGGATGCATCATCGTACAAGGAGAAATATCGTGCTGACATGATTGTCTGGGGAGAAGAAAAACGCAAACAAGATCCTGGTTATTTTTGTCGATTGGCCACAAGTGGGAAGGGATCCGAAAAACCAGTGTGGATTATCAGTGATGCACGACGAAAAACAGATGTTGATTATTTCCGAGAGCATTATCCCAAAGAAACAGTCACAGTTCGAATCACTGCTGATCTTGCTGTGAGAGAAAAAagagattttgtttttactgctg GTATTGATGACGCGGAGTCCGAATGTGGATTAGATGAAGGTGTGGAATGGGATGAGATCATAAAGAACAATGGAGGACAAAGTGACTTGGATCAACACTTAGACAAACTTGTTCAGAAATGGTGTTCATGA